A DNA window from Parabacteroides johnsonii DSM 18315 contains the following coding sequences:
- a CDS encoding glycoside hydrolase family 2 protein: MKKTLLACCALALTLGAQAQWKPVGDKIKTPWAEQVNPANVLPEYPRPQLERGDWQNLNGEWEYAIKPAGDVEPATFDGKILVPFAVESSLSGVQKEVGENNELWYKRTFSVPSAWKNKDIVLNFGAVDWKADVFVNDILIGSHKGGFTPFSFNITPYLTGKSNQKLVVRVWDPSDKGYQPRGKQTSRPEGIWYTPVTGIWQTVWLEPVAAAHVTSVKSIPNIDNNTLSVTVGTSCDCNSGIVTVKLLDKGQVVASAKGVQGEELRLSVQNPTLWSPSNPYLYDMTVSLSKDGKVLDEVKSYTAFRKISSKRDAAGIMRMQLNNQDLFQFGPLDQGWWPDGLYTAPTDEALLFDIKKTKDWGFNMIRKHVKVEPARWYYHCDKEGILVWQDMPSGDHGSYIWDHHVYNGGKDNERTPESKANYYREWKEIMDLCVSNPSVVVWVPFNEAWGQFETEKAAEWTKTYDPSRLVNPASGGNHRPCGDILDLHNYPAPDMFLFDPKRVNVLGEYGGIGLPVENHLWWNKRNWGYVQFKNSDEVTAEYVKYANILKDYVKRGFSAAVYTQTTDVEGEVNGLMTYDRKVIKINEAAVKNANQSVINELK, translated from the coding sequence ATGAAAAAGACCTTATTAGCATGTTGTGCATTGGCACTGACCTTGGGCGCACAGGCTCAATGGAAACCGGTAGGAGATAAGATCAAGACACCGTGGGCGGAACAAGTGAATCCGGCGAATGTCCTTCCTGAATATCCCCGTCCTCAATTGGAACGTGGCGATTGGCAAAATCTGAATGGTGAATGGGAATATGCCATCAAACCGGCTGGCGATGTAGAGCCGGCAACATTCGATGGCAAGATTTTGGTTCCTTTTGCTGTCGAATCCTCTCTTTCTGGCGTACAGAAAGAAGTTGGCGAAAACAACGAATTATGGTATAAACGTACTTTTTCCGTTCCTTCAGCCTGGAAAAACAAGGATATCGTATTGAATTTCGGTGCGGTGGATTGGAAAGCGGATGTGTTTGTAAACGATATCCTGATCGGTTCTCATAAAGGTGGTTTCACACCGTTCTCCTTCAATATCACTCCGTATCTGACAGGAAAGAGTAATCAGAAACTGGTTGTTCGCGTATGGGACCCGAGCGATAAGGGATATCAACCGCGTGGTAAGCAGACTTCCCGTCCGGAAGGCATCTGGTACACGCCTGTAACCGGTATCTGGCAGACGGTATGGCTGGAACCGGTAGCTGCTGCCCATGTGACTTCTGTAAAGTCTATTCCCAATATCGACAATAATACATTGAGTGTGACGGTCGGAACTTCCTGCGACTGCAATTCCGGTATTGTAACCGTGAAGTTGTTGGACAAAGGTCAGGTTGTGGCTTCCGCAAAAGGTGTTCAGGGTGAAGAATTGCGCTTGTCTGTGCAGAACCCGACACTCTGGAGCCCGTCCAATCCCTATCTGTATGATATGACGGTTTCTTTGTCGAAAGACGGGAAAGTGTTGGATGAAGTAAAATCATATACGGCTTTCCGTAAGATTTCTTCCAAACGTGATGCTGCCGGTATTATGCGTATGCAGTTGAACAATCAGGACTTATTCCAGTTCGGCCCGCTGGACCAGGGATGGTGGCCTGACGGACTTTATACGGCTCCGACAGACGAAGCATTGCTGTTCGACATCAAGAAAACGAAAGACTGGGGCTTCAATATGATCCGTAAGCACGTGAAAGTGGAACCGGCACGCTGGTATTATCATTGCGATAAGGAAGGTATTCTGGTATGGCAGGATATGCCGAGTGGAGATCATGGCTCTTACATTTGGGATCACCACGTGTATAACGGTGGAAAAGACAATGAACGTACGCCTGAATCAAAGGCCAACTATTACCGCGAATGGAAAGAGATCATGGATCTTTGCGTATCCAATCCTTCTGTAGTCGTTTGGGTGCCTTTCAACGAAGCATGGGGACAGTTTGAAACGGAAAAAGCGGCTGAATGGACAAAAACTTATGATCCTTCCCGCTTGGTGAACCCGGCAAGCGGCGGTAACCATCGTCCTTGCGGTGATATCCTGGATTTGCATAATTATCCGGCTCCCGATATGTTCCTGTTCGATCCGAAACGTGTGAATGTGTTGGGTGAATACGGCGGAATCGGTCTTCCGGTGGAAAATCACTTGTGGTGGAACAAACGTAACTGGGGGTATGTGCAGTTTAAGAACAGCGACGAAGTGACGGCTGAATATGTCAAATATGCCAATATCCTGAAAGATTATGTGAAACGTGGCTTCTCTGCTGCTGTCTATACGCAGACTACTGATGTGGAAGGTGAAGTAAACGGTTTGATGACATACGACCGCAAAGTGATCAAGATCAACGAAGCTGCCGTAAAGAACGCCAATCAGTCGGTTATTAACGAATTAAAGTAA
- a CDS encoding glycoside hydrolase family 2 protein, with translation MKRISIAFLSLFLCVASIWSMPRPEYPRPQFERTGWVNLNGEWTCSFDFGGSGMEREFYKSNGFDKKITVPFCPESKLSGIGYTDFINHFWYQRPITIPQEWSGKNILLNFGAVYYKSEVYIDGVLANRHFGGTSSFAVDITSLVKPGQTHSLVVYVESNVRGAKQAAGKQNLQYASYGCNYTRTTGIWQTVWMEAVHPEGLQSVQVLPDIDQQQLVVRPRFYKEAGGKLQVTLKDNGKVVASRTVSASSLSSVVLPVKKMKTWSPESPFLYDLEYKVLDKNGNIIDEVNGYTGMRKVHIEGNKIYLNNKPYYQRLVLDQGFYPDGIWTAPSDEALKRDIELSMEAGFNGARLHQKVFEERFYYWADKMGYLTWGEASSWGMDCNDTETARNFITEWSEIVQRDRNHPSLLIWTPTNEEFWPDRVQYPRLMHDLYNLTKMIDPTRPFHGASGGTHIATDIWTVHNYEQDPAKLKEKLYNGGKLMEAPKWEIHLNPMNIGYNGLKYTDQYAFPEYKKDMPYLIDEFGGIKWNPAQQTESAQNTSWGYGEAPRSLEEFYARLEGQVDAVLSLSNDIWGYCYTQLTDVEQEQNGIYYYDRTPKFDMKRIHAIFSKTPESK, from the coding sequence ATGAAACGGATTAGCATAGCTTTTTTATCTCTTTTTCTGTGCGTGGCCTCTATCTGGTCCATGCCGCGTCCCGAATATCCCCGTCCGCAGTTCGAGCGGACGGGTTGGGTCAACCTGAATGGAGAATGGACCTGCTCGTTTGATTTCGGCGGTTCAGGGATGGAACGCGAGTTCTATAAATCGAACGGCTTTGACAAGAAAATCACTGTGCCTTTCTGCCCGGAAAGTAAGTTGTCCGGCATAGGATATACAGACTTCATCAATCATTTCTGGTATCAGCGTCCGATCACGATCCCGCAGGAATGGAGCGGAAAGAACATTCTGCTTAATTTCGGTGCGGTCTACTATAAATCGGAAGTCTATATCGACGGCGTTTTGGCCAACCGCCATTTCGGTGGAACCTCTTCGTTTGCTGTGGATATTACTTCTTTAGTAAAGCCGGGCCAGACACATAGTTTGGTCGTTTATGTTGAAAGTAACGTGCGCGGAGCCAAGCAAGCAGCCGGCAAACAAAATCTGCAATACGCTTCTTATGGTTGTAACTATACTCGAACGACCGGTATATGGCAGACGGTCTGGATGGAAGCTGTCCATCCGGAAGGATTGCAATCAGTTCAGGTGTTGCCCGATATCGACCAGCAGCAATTGGTTGTCCGTCCTCGTTTCTATAAAGAAGCAGGAGGAAAATTGCAGGTGACACTGAAAGACAATGGTAAGGTTGTTGCCAGTCGGACGGTTTCGGCAAGTTCTCTGTCTTCCGTTGTTCTTCCGGTTAAGAAGATGAAGACCTGGAGTCCGGAAAGTCCTTTCCTTTACGATCTGGAGTACAAGGTTTTGGATAAGAATGGAAATATAATTGATGAGGTCAATGGTTATACCGGTATGCGTAAGGTGCATATCGAAGGCAATAAGATTTATCTGAACAATAAGCCTTACTACCAGCGTCTGGTGCTCGACCAAGGTTTTTATCCTGACGGTATCTGGACGGCTCCGAGTGACGAGGCATTGAAACGGGATATCGAATTGTCTATGGAGGCAGGTTTCAATGGTGCCCGCTTGCATCAGAAGGTTTTCGAAGAACGTTTCTATTATTGGGCGGATAAGATGGGTTATCTGACTTGGGGGGAAGCTTCCAGCTGGGGGATGGATTGTAACGATACGGAAACGGCTCGTAATTTCATTACCGAATGGAGTGAAATTGTGCAGCGCGACCGTAACCATCCGTCACTCCTGATCTGGACGCCGACCAACGAGGAGTTCTGGCCGGACCGTGTACAGTATCCGCGCCTGATGCACGACCTCTATAATCTGACGAAAATGATCGACCCGACCCGTCCTTTCCACGGGGCAAGCGGTGGAACGCATATTGCAACCGATATCTGGACCGTTCATAATTATGAACAGGATCCCGCCAAGTTGAAAGAAAAGCTGTATAACGGCGGTAAGTTGATGGAAGCCCCAAAATGGGAAATTCATCTGAATCCGATGAATATCGGTTATAATGGTCTTAAATATACAGACCAGTATGCTTTCCCGGAATACAAGAAGGATATGCCTTATTTGATCGACGAGTTCGGCGGTATCAAATGGAATCCGGCACAGCAGACGGAAAGCGCCCAGAATACCTCATGGGGATATGGCGAAGCTCCCCGTTCGTTGGAAGAGTTCTATGCTCGTTTGGAAGGCCAGGTGGATGCGGTTTTATCTCTTTCGAACGATATTTGGGGATATTGTTATACGCAGTTGACGGATGTGGAACAGGAGCAAAACGGTATTTACTATTATGACCGTACACCTAAGTTCGACATGAAACGTATCCACGCTATTTTCAGTAAGACACCAGAATCAAAATAA
- a CDS encoding glutaminase domain-containing protein has product MKRTSLILLVCCLWILNVSCGSGNLFQPDKKNALRAPSYPLITIDPYTSIWSFTDQLNEDATRHWTGKEQGLLGVIEVDGVSYRFMGKEAPEEGTPVRFEKAAVQQSVNVLPTQTYYTFECGPVCLDLIFTSPLLLNDLDRMSTPVNYISWQVRATDGKTHETRLTVEASPSLAVHSDDQAVTVAFEEENGISYVKAGTVEQSVLARKGDDVRIDWGYFYLAARTEKQTEMKVSDRQQLVYSRDMGTVSNSPQSGFLMVGYDDLYSIQYFKDNRMGYWKHNGKKNIRQAFEGSAEEYRSVMDRCRHFDTRLMEDAEEAGGKEYADLCAVAYRQAVAAHKLIEDKDGNLLFLSKENFSNGSIGTVDVTYPSAPLFLLYNPELLKGMLNPIFHYSESGQWNKPFAAHDVGTYPHANGQTYPFDMPVEECGNMLILTTAIALREGNADYAREHWKTLGVWANYLLKEGLDPENQLCTDDFAGHLAHNANLSIKAIMGIAGYGKLAEMLGDKEQAVRYVSAAREMAEKWERMADDGDHFRLTFDRENTWSQKYNLVWDKVLGLHIFPERIARKEVAFYLSRQQPFGLPLDSRKTYTKIDWILWTACLADTQEDFSRLLSPAYKYVNETEPRVPLTDWYEATDGRSINMRARSVVGGFFMKMLEKQMYKPSSRPEPMEEPVTQAKSTYRNPVIDYSLPDPTVIKADDGYFYLYATEDIRNTPIHRSRNLVDWEEIGTAFTEETRPTFEPKGGLWAPDINYIDGRYVLYYSMSVWGGEWTCGIGAAVSDKPEGPFIDKGPLFRSKTIQVQNSIDQFFMEDNGKKYLFWGSFRGIYGIELSGDGLSVWDGAKKRQVAGTAYEGTYIHKRGDYYYLFASIGSCCEGLKSTYTTVVGRSDSLFGPYTDKQGRPMMENHHEILIHGNEAFAGTGHNSEIVTDDRGNDWVLYHAVSREHPTGRVLMLDRIRWKDGWPEVEGASPSLEAEAPEFIN; this is encoded by the coding sequence ATGAAGAGAACCTCTCTGATACTATTGGTTTGCTGCCTTTGGATACTGAACGTATCCTGCGGTTCAGGGAATTTGTTTCAGCCGGATAAGAAGAATGCCCTGCGTGCTCCTTCTTATCCACTGATAACGATTGATCCTTACACCAGCATCTGGTCGTTTACAGATCAGCTGAACGAGGATGCGACCCGTCATTGGACCGGAAAGGAGCAGGGACTGTTAGGTGTCATCGAAGTGGATGGGGTTTCTTATCGTTTTATGGGAAAAGAAGCACCGGAGGAGGGAACTCCGGTGCGTTTTGAAAAGGCTGCGGTTCAACAGTCGGTGAATGTTCTTCCGACACAAACCTATTATACATTCGAATGTGGTCCGGTCTGTCTGGATCTCATTTTTACGTCTCCTCTTTTGTTGAATGACTTGGATCGTATGTCCACGCCTGTTAATTATATCTCCTGGCAGGTTCGTGCTACGGATGGAAAAACGCATGAAACTCGTCTGACGGTCGAGGCTTCTCCTTCTTTAGCCGTTCATTCAGACGATCAGGCTGTGACAGTGGCCTTTGAAGAGGAAAATGGTATTTCATATGTAAAAGCAGGAACCGTCGAGCAGTCCGTGCTGGCACGTAAAGGAGATGATGTCCGTATCGATTGGGGATACTTCTACCTGGCTGCCCGAACGGAAAAACAGACGGAGATGAAAGTGAGTGACCGGCAACAACTTGTTTACAGCCGTGATATGGGGACGGTGTCTAATTCTCCCCAATCCGGTTTCCTGATGGTCGGGTATGATGATTTGTATTCGATCCAATATTTTAAAGATAACCGTATGGGGTATTGGAAGCATAACGGAAAGAAAAACATCCGGCAGGCTTTCGAAGGATCGGCTGAAGAATATCGTTCGGTTATGGATCGCTGCCGTCATTTCGACACTCGCCTGATGGAAGATGCGGAAGAAGCCGGAGGGAAGGAATATGCGGACCTTTGTGCCGTCGCTTACCGCCAGGCGGTAGCAGCCCACAAACTTATAGAAGACAAAGATGGGAACCTGTTGTTCCTTTCCAAAGAAAATTTCAGTAATGGTTCGATCGGTACGGTCGATGTGACGTATCCGTCTGCCCCCTTGTTCTTACTTTATAACCCGGAGCTACTCAAAGGAATGTTGAATCCAATTTTCCATTATAGCGAAAGCGGACAATGGAACAAGCCTTTTGCTGCCCATGACGTCGGAACTTACCCGCATGCCAACGGGCAAACGTATCCGTTCGATATGCCGGTCGAAGAATGTGGGAATATGTTGATTCTGACCACTGCCATCGCTTTGCGTGAAGGTAACGCGGATTATGCCCGTGAACATTGGAAGACATTGGGTGTTTGGGCCAATTATTTGTTGAAAGAAGGACTTGATCCTGAAAACCAGTTGTGTACGGATGATTTTGCCGGACATTTGGCTCATAATGCCAACCTTTCGATAAAAGCAATCATGGGTATTGCCGGATACGGAAAGTTAGCAGAGATGTTGGGAGATAAGGAACAGGCGGTCCGGTATGTTTCCGCCGCTCGCGAGATGGCGGAGAAATGGGAACGGATGGCTGACGATGGAGATCATTTCCGGTTGACATTCGATCGGGAAAACACTTGGAGCCAAAAGTACAACCTGGTTTGGGATAAGGTTTTGGGGTTGCATATTTTCCCGGAAAGGATCGCCCGGAAGGAGGTCGCTTTCTATTTGAGCCGGCAACAACCGTTCGGTCTTCCTCTTGATAGCCGCAAGACTTACACTAAGATAGATTGGATCTTATGGACGGCTTGTCTGGCTGATACACAGGAGGATTTCTCCCGCTTGTTATCGCCCGCTTATAAATATGTGAATGAAACTGAACCTCGGGTGCCCTTGACCGATTGGTACGAGGCTACCGATGGCCGGTCCATCAACATGCGTGCCCGTTCGGTGGTAGGCGGCTTTTTTATGAAGATGCTGGAAAAGCAGATGTATAAACCCTCTTCCCGCCCTGAACCGATGGAAGAACCGGTTACGCAGGCTAAAAGCACTTACCGGAATCCAGTGATCGATTACAGCTTGCCTGATCCGACCGTCATCAAAGCGGATGATGGCTATTTCTACCTGTATGCAACCGAAGATATCCGCAACACGCCGATCCACCGTTCACGCAACTTGGTGGACTGGGAGGAGATCGGGACGGCTTTCACGGAAGAAACACGTCCGACTTTCGAGCCGAAAGGTGGTTTATGGGCTCCGGATATCAATTATATTGACGGACGGTACGTGCTGTATTATTCTATGTCTGTCTGGGGAGGCGAATGGACCTGTGGGATCGGCGCCGCCGTTTCCGATAAACCGGAAGGACCATTCATAGACAAGGGACCGTTGTTCCGAAGCAAGACAATTCAAGTTCAAAATTCTATAGACCAATTTTTCATGGAAGATAACGGGAAAAAATACCTGTTTTGGGGTAGTTTCCGCGGTATCTATGGGATAGAGCTGTCGGGAGACGGCCTATCTGTTTGGGACGGAGCCAAAAAAAGACAGGTTGCCGGAACCGCCTACGAAGGTACTTACATCCATAAAAGGGGCGATTATTATTATCTGTTTGCCTCGATAGGGAGTTGTTGTGAGGGATTGAAAAGTACCTATACTACAGTTGTAGGCCGTTCTGACAGCCTGTTCGGCCCGTACACCGACAAACAGGGACGACCGATGATGGAAAATCATCACGAGATCCTGATTCATGGAAATGAGGCGTTTGCTGGTACGGGGCATAACTCGGAAATCGTCACGGACGATCGTGGAAACGATTGGGTTCTCTATCATGCTGTGAGTCGGGAGCATCCTACCGGACGTGTCCTGATGTTGGACCGGATTCGTTGGAAAGATGGTTGGCCGGAAGTCGAAGGGGCGAGTCCTTCTCTGGAAGCGGAAGCACCGGAGTTTATTAATTGA
- a CDS encoding acyltransferase family protein, whose product MIDTLTSLRFIFAIMVFSAHCYVIDSFFNTHFFKEGFVGVSFFFVLSGFIIAYNYQKKLSESKISKRTFWVARIARVYPLHWLTLLVAAVLGNYVVASGTTDWLKHFFASLTLTNGYIPQADYFFSFNSPSWSLCCEQLFYFCFPFFIPLTKNYKRLLCIFIVAAILVVTGMYFTPENDIKGYWYVNPITRLPDFIAGMLLFQLYDRLKDKNISLPQGTIIEIASIVLFLAFYFYAIEIPKVYRYSCYYWLPVAVILISFSLQKGYVSHLLSNRFLIIGGEISYSFYLIHLFVLLTYSEWQKGSSFHIAWYIAVPVLFGIIVLLSLLSYYYFEKPMNKRIKIWLNK is encoded by the coding sequence ATGATCGACACATTAACATCACTACGGTTTATATTCGCCATAATGGTTTTCAGTGCACACTGCTACGTAATAGACAGCTTTTTCAACACCCATTTTTTCAAAGAAGGATTTGTCGGTGTCAGCTTCTTTTTTGTACTGAGCGGTTTCATCATCGCCTACAATTATCAAAAAAAGTTAAGCGAAAGTAAGATCAGCAAACGAACTTTTTGGGTGGCACGCATAGCACGCGTCTATCCGTTGCATTGGTTGACACTATTGGTTGCCGCTGTATTAGGGAATTATGTGGTAGCTTCAGGAACAACAGATTGGCTCAAGCACTTTTTTGCTTCGCTTACTCTAACAAACGGTTACATACCTCAAGCTGATTATTTCTTCTCCTTCAACAGCCCTTCCTGGAGTCTATGTTGCGAGCAGCTTTTTTACTTCTGTTTCCCTTTTTTTATACCGCTAACCAAGAATTACAAACGTCTGCTCTGCATTTTTATAGTTGCAGCCATCCTGGTCGTGACCGGTATGTATTTTACTCCGGAAAACGACATCAAAGGATATTGGTACGTGAATCCGATTACCCGGCTTCCGGACTTCATCGCCGGTATGCTTTTATTCCAGCTATATGACCGGCTAAAAGACAAGAACATTTCTTTGCCTCAAGGGACCATCATCGAAATAGCCTCCATAGTCTTATTCCTCGCCTTTTATTTCTATGCGATTGAAATACCTAAAGTATATCGGTACTCCTGTTACTATTGGCTGCCGGTAGCCGTGATCCTGATCAGTTTCTCATTGCAAAAAGGCTACGTTTCGCATCTCCTGTCCAACCGCTTTTTAATAATAGGCGGAGAGATTAGTTACAGTTTTTATCTGATTCATCTTTTTGTTCTGCTTACCTATTCGGAATGGCAGAAAGGAAGTAGTTTCCATATAGCGTGGTATATTGCTGTTCCGGTTCTATTCGGCATCATCGTCCTGCTTAGCTTGCTTTCCTACTACTATTTTGAAAAGCCTATGAATAAGCGGATAAAAATATGGTTGAACAAATAA